In Arthrobacter sp. B3I9, the following are encoded in one genomic region:
- a CDS encoding biotin carboxylase N-terminal domain-containing protein, with the protein MTISSPINPSKPLFGTVLVANRGEIACRVIRTLRALGIRSVAVYSDADAGARHVREADVAVRIGPAAAAESYLRIEAIIRACRDTGAEAVHPGYGFLSENVEFARALEEAEITFIGPGVEALNVMGDKIRSKNHVAGYGVPVVPGIAEPGMTDAALIEAAAGVGFPLLIKPSAGGGGKGMHIVERPEELEATLATARRVAASAFGDDTLFLERLVTTPRHIEVQVLADNHGNVIHLGERECSLQRRHQKVIEEAPSPLLESLPNGADLRARLGEAACNAARSVNYSGAGTVEFLVSDNAPDEFFFMEMNTRLQVEHPVTEMVTGVDLVEWQVRIAAGEELTVRQDDVVLRGHAVEARVYAEVPEKNFLPSIGQVVLLDELPDTASGKVRVDSALLEGLQISSSYDPMISKVIAWGEDRAAALDTLDEALAGYTALGIDTNVEYLRLLINDADVRAGRLDTGLIERRMPEFSFRHAGDFEVAAAAVFVAAMQEPGPQDAWKGPWHLRDGWRLGARAPRRISLGTPDGGLATVEVSGMAGDGTARVTINGGPRRTASLRFPKRDHAELTLDGEARVYSLTSVSRRALGQGGDGTEPTELFLGNEGWSCRLEVLTREARLARVLAEIHREEGAADPAVRSPMPGTVVSVSVSNGDTVEAGQVLLSVEAMKMEHQLVAPSDGTVHLSASPGDLVKADQVLATVHPAAPPAMDDSTAGVADEAVAADDAVADSVIAMGASD; encoded by the coding sequence GTGACTATCTCTTCACCGATCAATCCCTCGAAGCCGCTCTTCGGCACCGTCCTCGTGGCGAACCGCGGCGAAATCGCTTGCCGGGTGATCCGGACCCTCCGCGCCCTCGGCATCCGTTCGGTGGCGGTCTATTCCGACGCCGACGCCGGAGCCCGGCACGTGCGGGAGGCCGACGTCGCCGTCCGGATCGGCCCCGCGGCCGCTGCCGAAAGCTACCTCAGGATCGAGGCCATCATCCGGGCCTGCCGTGACACCGGAGCCGAGGCCGTCCACCCGGGCTACGGCTTCCTGAGCGAAAACGTCGAGTTTGCCCGGGCGCTGGAAGAGGCGGAAATAACGTTCATCGGCCCAGGCGTCGAAGCGTTGAACGTGATGGGGGACAAGATCCGCTCCAAGAACCACGTCGCGGGTTACGGCGTGCCGGTGGTCCCGGGTATCGCCGAGCCGGGGATGACGGACGCCGCGCTGATCGAGGCGGCGGCCGGCGTCGGCTTCCCGCTGCTGATCAAGCCTTCGGCCGGCGGTGGCGGGAAGGGCATGCACATCGTCGAGCGGCCTGAGGAGCTGGAAGCAACCCTGGCCACCGCCCGCCGGGTCGCGGCCAGCGCGTTCGGCGACGACACGCTGTTTCTGGAACGGCTCGTCACCACCCCCCGGCACATCGAGGTCCAGGTGCTGGCGGACAACCACGGCAACGTCATCCATCTGGGCGAGCGTGAATGCTCGCTGCAGCGCCGCCACCAGAAGGTCATCGAGGAAGCACCGTCGCCGCTGCTGGAGTCGCTGCCGAACGGGGCGGACCTCCGTGCCCGCCTCGGCGAGGCAGCCTGCAACGCCGCGCGCAGCGTCAACTATTCCGGTGCAGGCACCGTGGAGTTCCTGGTCTCCGACAACGCGCCGGACGAGTTCTTCTTCATGGAAATGAACACCCGGTTGCAGGTTGAGCACCCCGTCACCGAGATGGTCACCGGGGTCGACCTCGTCGAATGGCAGGTCCGGATCGCCGCGGGCGAGGAACTCACCGTCCGCCAGGACGACGTCGTGCTCCGCGGCCACGCTGTGGAGGCGCGCGTGTACGCCGAGGTGCCGGAGAAGAACTTTTTGCCGTCCATTGGACAGGTCGTGCTGCTCGACGAGCTGCCGGACACCGCGAGTGGGAAGGTCCGTGTGGATTCGGCCTTGCTGGAGGGACTCCAAATCTCCAGCAGCTACGACCCGATGATTTCCAAGGTCATCGCGTGGGGCGAGGACCGCGCGGCGGCCTTGGACACCTTGGATGAGGCGCTCGCCGGGTACACCGCCCTGGGCATCGACACCAATGTCGAATACCTGCGCCTGCTGATCAACGACGCCGACGTCCGCGCCGGTCGGCTCGACACCGGCCTGATCGAACGCCGGATGCCCGAGTTCAGCTTCCGCCATGCGGGCGATTTCGAGGTGGCCGCCGCTGCCGTCTTCGTCGCGGCGATGCAGGAGCCCGGTCCGCAGGACGCCTGGAAGGGCCCCTGGCACCTCCGCGACGGATGGAGGCTCGGAGCACGCGCCCCACGGCGGATCAGCCTCGGCACACCGGACGGCGGTCTCGCCACCGTTGAGGTCTCCGGCATGGCGGGGGATGGGACGGCGAGGGTGACCATCAACGGCGGCCCGCGCCGCACGGCATCCCTTCGCTTCCCCAAACGGGACCACGCAGAGTTGACCCTCGACGGCGAAGCGCGGGTGTACTCGCTCACGTCGGTCTCGCGGAGAGCGCTTGGCCAGGGCGGTGACGGCACGGAGCCGACCGAGCTCTTCCTCGGCAACGAGGGGTGGTCCTGCCGGCTCGAGGTGCTCACCCGCGAGGCCCGGCTGGCCCGGGTGCTCGCCGAGATCCACCGCGAGGAAGGCGCCGCCGACCCGGCCGTGCGCTCACCGATGCCCGGCACCGTGGTGTCCGTGTCCGTCAGCAACGGCGACACCGTGGAGGCCGGCCAGGTGCTGCTCTCGGTGGAGGCGATGAAGATGGAGCACCAGCTGGTGGCACCCTCGGACGGCACGGTCCATCTCAGCGCCAGCCCCGGAGACCTCGTCAAGGCAGACCAGGTACTCGCCACCGTCCACCCGGCGGCTCCGCCCGCAATGGACGACTCAACTGCGGGCGTTGCGGACGAGGCCGTTGCCGCGGATGACGCCGTCGCAGATTCCGTCATCGCAATGGGCGCGTCGGACTAG
- a CDS encoding TetR/AcrR family transcriptional regulator — protein sequence MTEPSDGADEQPQSAAPSAEATATQAPLAPLAPPTQRSRAKQNRRQALLSAAAALFAAEGFNRVSLEDLGSAAGVSGPAVYRHFAGKQAVLGALLLSVSHELLDGGRQVVAESDGAAAALSGLVEFHVDFALSNPDVIRVQDQDFSNLAPDDQAEVRTLQRSYVELWVEVLARLHAGTEPAELRMRAHASFGLINSTPHSVRTHGRRVAAKRARPLLESMALAALMAPVGPAPL from the coding sequence GTGACCGAGCCCAGCGACGGGGCGGACGAGCAACCGCAATCGGCCGCGCCATCAGCCGAGGCGACGGCGACGCAGGCCCCGCTGGCCCCGCTGGCCCCGCCGACCCAACGAAGCCGGGCGAAGCAGAACCGCCGGCAGGCGCTGCTCTCGGCTGCCGCAGCCCTGTTCGCAGCGGAGGGTTTCAACAGGGTGTCCCTGGAGGACCTTGGTTCCGCAGCGGGTGTCAGCGGACCGGCGGTCTACCGGCATTTCGCCGGCAAGCAGGCCGTCCTCGGTGCCCTGCTGTTGAGCGTCAGCCATGAACTCCTCGACGGCGGCCGCCAGGTGGTGGCGGAGTCCGACGGAGCCGCGGCAGCGCTGAGCGGCCTGGTCGAGTTCCACGTCGACTTTGCCTTGAGTAACCCCGATGTCATCCGCGTGCAGGACCAGGACTTCAGCAACCTCGCCCCGGACGACCAGGCCGAGGTCCGCACCCTCCAACGCAGTTATGTGGAACTCTGGGTGGAGGTGCTGGCGAGGCTGCATGCGGGCACCGAGCCTGCCGAACTCCGGATGCGCGCCCACGCCTCCTTCGGTCTGATCAACTCCACACCCCACTCCGTCCGCACCCACGGCCGGCGGGTCGCCGCCAAACGCGCCCGCCCGCTGCTCGAGAGCATGGCCCTGGCCGCCCTGATGGCACCCGTGGGGCCTGCGCCGCTCTGA
- a CDS encoding FAD-dependent monooxygenase yields the protein MTVHAVVVAGGGPTGLMLAGELALAGVDVAVVERRPSQDLAGARAGGLHSRTIEVLDQRGIADRFLSEGQIAQVAGFASTRLDISGFPTRHPYGLGLWQNHIERILAGWVAEVGVTFYRGRDVTGIAQDDTGVDVGLSDGRSLRAEYLVGCDGGRSLVRKAAGIEFPGWDPTTSSLIAEVEMAEEPELGIHRNAFGVHSFGRLQYEIRDGQVVYADSGPVGVMVTEEHVGSTREPTLRDLSEALIAVYGTDYGAHSPIWISRFTDMTRQAAAYRDRRILLAGDAAHVHAPDGGQGLNTGVQDAVNLGWKLAQVVKQTSPESLLDTYHAERHPVAARVLRNTMAQSALRRPDDRIKAVGEVISELLGMDEPRRRFAAMQSGLDIHYDLGEGHPLLGRRMPDLDLVTAGGPVRVFALLHEARPVLLNLGEPGRFSTTPLPDRVQLVDARYSGLWELPVFGEVPGPAAVLIRPDGYVAWVGRPGPGGAR from the coding sequence ATGACAGTGCATGCGGTGGTGGTTGCCGGAGGAGGCCCGACCGGGCTGATGCTGGCGGGCGAGTTGGCGCTGGCGGGCGTCGACGTCGCCGTTGTCGAGCGGCGTCCCAGCCAGGACCTCGCGGGTGCGCGCGCAGGTGGCCTGCATTCACGCACCATCGAGGTCCTCGACCAGCGCGGGATCGCTGACCGGTTCCTCTCGGAGGGACAGATAGCCCAGGTTGCGGGGTTCGCCTCCACCCGCCTGGACATCAGCGGCTTTCCCACGCGGCACCCCTACGGGCTCGGGTTGTGGCAGAACCACATCGAGCGCATACTTGCCGGCTGGGTCGCAGAAGTGGGGGTGACGTTCTACCGCGGACGGGACGTCACGGGCATCGCGCAGGACGATACCGGCGTCGACGTCGGGCTTTCGGACGGCCGGTCGCTGCGGGCGGAATACCTCGTCGGGTGCGACGGCGGCCGCAGCCTTGTCCGCAAAGCAGCCGGTATCGAGTTCCCCGGGTGGGATCCGACCACCAGCAGCCTGATCGCCGAGGTGGAGATGGCAGAGGAACCCGAACTGGGCATCCACCGCAACGCTTTCGGCGTCCATTCCTTCGGCAGGCTGCAGTACGAGATCCGCGACGGCCAGGTTGTCTACGCGGATAGCGGGCCGGTCGGGGTCATGGTGACCGAGGAGCACGTGGGGTCCACGAGGGAACCGACCCTTCGCGACCTCAGCGAAGCGCTCATCGCCGTGTACGGGACCGACTACGGGGCCCACAGCCCCATCTGGATCTCCAGGTTCACGGATATGACGCGGCAGGCCGCGGCCTACCGCGACCGGCGGATCCTGTTGGCCGGGGACGCCGCCCATGTCCATGCCCCGGACGGTGGGCAGGGGCTTAACACCGGTGTGCAGGATGCGGTGAATCTGGGATGGAAGCTGGCGCAGGTGGTCAAGCAGACGTCCCCGGAAAGCCTCCTGGACACGTACCACGCCGAGCGCCACCCGGTTGCCGCCCGCGTGCTGCGCAACACCATGGCGCAGTCCGCGCTACGCCGCCCGGATGACCGCATCAAGGCCGTGGGTGAGGTCATTTCCGAACTCCTCGGCATGGACGAGCCACGCCGGCGGTTCGCCGCCATGCAGTCCGGCCTGGACATCCACTATGACCTTGGCGAGGGGCACCCGCTGCTCGGACGCCGGATGCCGGATCTTGACCTTGTCACCGCGGGCGGCCCGGTGCGGGTCTTTGCGCTGCTGCACGAGGCACGGCCGGTCCTGCTGAACCTCGGGGAGCCGGGCCGCTTCAGCACCACCCCCCTGCCGGACCGCGTCCAGCTGGTCGACGCCCGATACAGCGGTTTGTGGGAGCTTCCGGTATTCGGGGAGGTCCCCGGTCCCGCCGCCGTGCTGATCCGGCCCGACGGCTATGTGGCCTGGGTTGGGAGACCAGGACCAGGTGGGGCTCGCTGA
- a CDS encoding dihydrolipoamide acetyltransferase family protein, with product MIKEFRLPDLGEGLTESEIVAWKVAVGDTVSLNQIIAEVETAKAVVELPSPFAGVITALHEQPGTVVEVGKPIVSFEVEGDDGGGVPPGPDDAAGQEARREPNLVGYGAVLETAGRPARRSRSFASAAVRSAPAAVPAPPAGNGSGLAAPAADRPAERPRSTPPVRKLAKDLGVNLEDLAGTGEHGLITRDDVRNFVGGGDLPVASSQLAGSPAAGAVQEPATRETRTPIKGVRKFTAAAMVASAFTAPHVTEFLTIDVTATMELLARLKASPAFAGYKLTPLTLVSKAVLIALRNHPTLNTRWDEANQEIVQFNYVNLGIAAATPRGLTVPNIKDADRLSLKELSTALTELTDTARAGKTAPADLAGGTISITNIGVFGIDAGTPILNPGEAAILALGAVRKMPWEYQDEVALRQVMTLSLSFDHRLVDGEQGSRFLQDLGTILADPGMALAMV from the coding sequence ATGATCAAGGAATTCAGGCTGCCTGACCTCGGCGAAGGTCTCACCGAATCGGAAATCGTTGCCTGGAAGGTGGCAGTGGGGGACACGGTCTCCCTCAACCAGATCATTGCCGAGGTGGAGACCGCCAAGGCAGTTGTCGAGCTGCCCTCCCCGTTCGCCGGCGTCATCACCGCCTTGCACGAGCAGCCGGGCACCGTCGTCGAAGTCGGAAAGCCGATCGTGTCCTTCGAGGTTGAGGGCGACGACGGCGGAGGGGTCCCGCCCGGCCCGGACGACGCTGCCGGCCAGGAGGCGCGGCGCGAGCCAAACCTCGTCGGGTACGGCGCTGTCCTCGAAACCGCCGGCCGGCCGGCCCGCCGCTCCCGCAGCTTCGCGTCAGCCGCCGTCCGGTCCGCACCGGCGGCCGTGCCCGCACCCCCGGCAGGGAACGGCTCGGGACTAGCAGCCCCGGCTGCGGACCGCCCGGCCGAGCGTCCCCGCTCCACCCCGCCGGTCCGCAAGCTGGCGAAGGATCTCGGGGTCAACCTCGAGGACCTTGCCGGTACCGGTGAACACGGGCTGATCACCCGCGACGACGTCCGGAACTTCGTCGGCGGCGGTGACTTGCCGGTGGCGTCGAGCCAGCTCGCCGGTTCCCCGGCCGCGGGTGCCGTGCAGGAGCCGGCAACGCGGGAGACGCGGACCCCGATCAAGGGCGTCCGCAAGTTCACGGCTGCCGCCATGGTCGCGAGTGCCTTCACAGCCCCGCACGTCACCGAGTTCCTGACCATCGACGTGACCGCCACCATGGAACTGCTTGCACGGCTCAAGGCCAGCCCTGCTTTCGCCGGCTACAAACTGACTCCGTTGACCCTGGTGTCCAAGGCCGTCCTGATCGCGCTGCGGAACCACCCCACGCTTAACACCCGGTGGGATGAGGCCAACCAGGAGATCGTCCAGTTCAACTACGTCAACCTCGGCATTGCCGCGGCGACTCCGCGGGGACTGACGGTGCCGAACATCAAGGACGCGGACCGGCTGTCCCTGAAGGAACTCTCCACTGCCCTGACCGAACTCACCGATACCGCGCGCGCAGGAAAGACCGCCCCGGCCGATCTCGCTGGCGGCACCATTTCCATCACCAACATCGGTGTCTTCGGCATCGACGCCGGCACCCCGATCCTGAACCCCGGCGAGGCCGCCATCCTGGCCCTCGGCGCAGTCCGCAAGATGCCCTGGGAGTATCAGGACGAGGTGGCCCTGCGCCAGGTCATGACTCTCAGCCTCTCCTTCGACCACCGGCTGGTGGACGGCGAGCAGGGCTCCCGGTTCCTCCAGGATCTCGGCACCATCCTGGCCGATCCGGGCATGGCGCTGGCGATGGTCTAG
- a CDS encoding alpha-ketoacid dehydrogenase subunit beta has translation MTQMTFARALNAGLRKSLESDSKVILMGEDIGSLGGVFRVTDGLQKDFGKHRVVDTPLAESGILGTAVGLAYRGYRPVVEIQFDGFIYPAFDQIVSQVAKMHYRTQGAVKMPVTIRVPFGGGIGSPEHHSESPEAYFTHTSGLRVVSVSNPQDAYTMIQQAIACDDPVLYFEPKRRYHDKGEVDESQDHRAALPMEKARVVAEGKDVTLVAYGPLVKTAKDAALAAADEGVSVEVIDLRSLAPLDFATLEASVRKTGRLVITHEAAQSGGIGAEVAASITERCFYHLEAAPVRVTGFDVPYPYSKLEMHHLPGLDRILDGVDRALARPNSLSGLEG, from the coding sequence ATGACCCAGATGACCTTTGCCCGAGCCCTTAATGCGGGCCTGCGCAAGTCCCTTGAAAGCGATTCCAAGGTGATCCTGATGGGGGAGGACATCGGCTCGCTCGGTGGCGTTTTCCGTGTCACCGACGGGTTGCAGAAAGACTTCGGCAAGCACCGCGTCGTGGACACGCCGCTTGCCGAGTCCGGCATCCTGGGCACCGCTGTGGGCCTGGCCTACCGCGGATACCGCCCGGTGGTGGAGATCCAGTTCGACGGTTTCATCTATCCGGCGTTCGACCAGATCGTCAGCCAGGTTGCCAAGATGCACTACCGCACCCAGGGCGCCGTGAAGATGCCGGTCACCATCCGCGTTCCGTTCGGGGGCGGCATCGGCTCGCCGGAACACCACTCCGAATCCCCGGAGGCATACTTCACGCACACCTCGGGTCTTCGCGTGGTGAGCGTGTCCAATCCGCAGGATGCCTACACGATGATCCAGCAGGCCATTGCCTGCGACGATCCGGTGCTCTACTTCGAACCGAAGCGCCGCTACCACGACAAGGGCGAGGTGGATGAGTCCCAGGACCACCGGGCCGCTCTGCCCATGGAAAAGGCCCGCGTGGTGGCCGAGGGCAAGGATGTGACCCTGGTGGCCTACGGACCCCTCGTCAAGACAGCAAAGGATGCCGCCCTCGCCGCTGCCGATGAGGGCGTCTCGGTGGAGGTCATCGACCTGCGCTCGCTGGCCCCGCTCGACTTCGCCACTTTGGAGGCCTCTGTCCGCAAAACCGGCCGGCTCGTCATCACGCATGAGGCGGCGCAGTCCGGCGGGATCGGTGCGGAAGTGGCTGCCAGCATCACGGAACGCTGCTTCTACCACCTTGAAGCCGCCCCGGTCCGGGTGACGGGCTTCGACGTCCCGTACCCGTACTCAAAGCTTGAAATGCACCACCTGCCCGGCCTGGACAGGATCCTGGACGGCGTCGACCGTGCCCTTGCCCGCCCCAACTCACTCAGCGGGCTGGAAGGATGA
- the pdhA gene encoding pyruvate dehydrogenase (acetyl-transferring) E1 component subunit alpha → MFTDDAGKGGIAAGGPGNSAESSRRTGGDLVQLITPGGERVSHPEFDSWIRDVSDEQLGALYEDMVVIRRIDAEATALQRQGELALWPPLLGQEASQIGSARALRDDDFVFPSYRDNGVAYCRGVNIEDIVRAWRGNALSGWDPFTVNVATQQIIIGSQTLHATGYAMGIQNDGADSVAVAYFGDGATSEGDVNEALVFAASFQAPVVFFCQNNHWAISEPVKVQSHIQIADRAAGFGIPSMRVDGNDVLAVMAATRIALDRARHGGGPTFIEAVTYRMGPHTTADDPTRYRDANELEDWAAKDPIARVKHLLERKGLLTGELEATVAAKADAVAKALRAGTINMPDPQPLDIFKHVYSTPNSWLDRQQDHYSRYLASFGDPAEAASEEGAR, encoded by the coding sequence ATGTTTACCGACGACGCGGGCAAGGGCGGCATTGCCGCCGGCGGCCCCGGAAACAGCGCAGAATCGAGCAGGCGGACTGGCGGGGACCTCGTCCAGCTGATCACTCCGGGGGGTGAACGGGTCAGCCATCCGGAGTTCGACTCCTGGATCCGCGATGTCAGCGACGAGCAGCTCGGCGCACTCTACGAAGACATGGTGGTGATCCGCCGGATCGACGCCGAGGCGACCGCCCTGCAGCGCCAGGGCGAGCTGGCCCTGTGGCCCCCGCTGCTTGGCCAGGAGGCGTCGCAGATCGGTTCGGCCAGGGCCCTCCGGGACGACGACTTCGTCTTTCCCAGCTACCGCGACAACGGCGTCGCCTACTGCCGGGGAGTCAACATTGAGGACATTGTGCGGGCCTGGCGTGGCAACGCACTCTCCGGCTGGGACCCCTTTACCGTGAACGTCGCGACCCAGCAGATCATCATTGGCAGCCAGACCCTGCACGCCACGGGCTACGCCATGGGGATCCAGAATGACGGCGCCGATTCGGTGGCGGTGGCCTACTTTGGCGACGGCGCCACCAGTGAGGGCGACGTCAATGAAGCCCTGGTCTTCGCGGCAAGCTTCCAGGCGCCGGTGGTGTTCTTCTGCCAGAACAACCACTGGGCCATCTCCGAGCCCGTCAAGGTGCAGTCCCACATCCAGATCGCGGACCGTGCCGCGGGCTTCGGCATCCCCAGCATGCGCGTCGACGGCAACGACGTCCTGGCCGTGATGGCGGCTACCCGCATCGCCCTCGACAGGGCACGGCATGGGGGCGGTCCCACCTTCATCGAGGCCGTCACCTACCGGATGGGCCCGCACACGACGGCGGATGACCCCACCCGGTACAGGGATGCCAACGAGCTCGAGGACTGGGCCGCCAAGGACCCGATTGCCCGGGTGAAGCACCTTCTGGAACGCAAGGGCCTGCTGACGGGGGAACTCGAGGCCACCGTCGCCGCGAAGGCGGACGCCGTCGCCAAGGCGCTGCGGGCCGGAACCATCAACATGCCCGACCCGCAGCCGCTGGATATCTTCAAGCACGTCTACAGCACGCCGAATTCCTGGCTTGACCGCCAGCAGGACCACTATTCCCGCTACCTGGCTTCGTTCGGTGACCCCGCAGAGGCCGCTTCTGAAGAAGGTGCACGCTGA
- a CDS encoding Lrp/AsnC family transcriptional regulator, which produces MQTLDGTDTRLLSAMARDPRGTVVALAQRLGLSRNTVQARMAQLEKKHVFLSFERRINPASLGYPLMAFISVHVQQQKLGTLAEALADIPEILEGYGLTGSADLLLRVVALDAEDLFRINGKILACDGVDRTDTALAMGELIPFRIQPLLERGAAEG; this is translated from the coding sequence ATGCAAACCCTGGATGGCACCGACACCCGACTGCTGTCGGCCATGGCCCGGGACCCGCGCGGGACTGTGGTCGCGCTGGCCCAACGGCTCGGCCTGTCGCGGAATACCGTGCAGGCGCGGATGGCGCAGCTGGAGAAGAAGCACGTCTTCCTCTCCTTCGAACGGCGCATCAATCCCGCCTCGCTGGGCTATCCCCTGATGGCCTTCATTTCGGTGCACGTCCAGCAGCAGAAACTGGGCACGCTGGCGGAGGCGCTCGCCGACATCCCCGAAATCCTGGAAGGCTACGGCCTGACCGGCTCGGCGGATCTGCTGCTGCGCGTCGTGGCCCTGGACGCCGAGGACCTGTTCCGGATCAACGGAAAGATCCTCGCCTGCGACGGCGTGGACCGAACGGACACGGCACTGGCCATGGGCGAGCTGATTCCGTTCCGGATCCAGCCGTTGCTCGAGCGGGGCGCTGCGGAAGGCTGA
- a CDS encoding cation acetate symporter gives MTVLVPAVNVADLKDTTLLNMGIFALFVAITMVIVIKASRNNKTAADYYAAGRSFSGSQNGTAIAGDYLSAASFLGITGAIAVNGYDGFMYSIGFLVAWLVALLLVAELLRNTGKFTMADVLSFRLKQRPVRIAAAISTLAVCFFYLLAQMAGAGSLISLLLGISDWGGQALVIIVVGALMIMYVLIGGMKGTTWVQIIKAMLLIAGAAVMTFWVLAIYGFNLSDLLGGAVETAKNPAVLNPGLQYGKSDTSKLDFMSLGLALVLGTAALPHVLMRFYTVPTAKEARKSVVWSIWLIGLFYLFTLVLGYGAAALVGAETVKAAPGGVNSAAPLLAFHLGGPLLLGFISAVAFATILAVVAGLTITAAASFAHDIYANVIAKGKADAVTEVKVARRTVVVIGILAIVGGIFANGQNVAFLVALAFAVAASANLPTIIYSLFWRRFTTQGALWSMYGGLGSAIILIALSPVVSGTKTSMIQGANFAVFPLSNPGIVSIPLAFFLGWLGTVLDKKLEDTTKQAEMEVRSLTGVGAEKATDH, from the coding sequence ATGACAGTCCTGGTTCCCGCAGTGAACGTAGCGGACCTCAAGGACACCACGCTGCTGAACATGGGCATCTTCGCCCTGTTCGTCGCGATCACCATGGTGATCGTGATCAAGGCCAGCCGCAACAACAAGACCGCGGCCGACTACTACGCCGCCGGACGTTCGTTCAGCGGCTCGCAGAACGGAACGGCCATTGCCGGCGATTACCTTTCCGCAGCCTCCTTCCTGGGCATCACCGGCGCGATTGCGGTCAACGGCTACGACGGTTTCATGTACTCCATCGGCTTCCTCGTCGCCTGGCTTGTCGCCTTGCTGCTGGTCGCGGAACTGCTGCGCAACACCGGCAAGTTCACTATGGCGGATGTGCTCTCCTTCCGTCTCAAGCAGCGCCCGGTGCGCATTGCGGCCGCCATCTCCACCCTTGCGGTGTGCTTCTTCTACCTTCTGGCCCAGATGGCCGGTGCGGGCAGCCTGATCTCACTCCTGCTGGGCATCAGCGACTGGGGCGGACAGGCCCTGGTCATCATCGTCGTCGGCGCCCTGATGATCATGTATGTGTTGATCGGCGGCATGAAGGGCACCACCTGGGTGCAGATCATCAAGGCCATGCTGCTGATTGCCGGCGCCGCGGTGATGACCTTCTGGGTCCTTGCGATCTACGGCTTCAACCTTTCCGACTTGCTCGGCGGCGCGGTCGAGACCGCGAAGAACCCGGCCGTGCTGAACCCCGGCCTGCAGTACGGCAAGTCCGACACCTCCAAGCTCGACTTCATGTCCCTCGGCCTGGCACTGGTACTTGGGACCGCAGCCCTGCCGCACGTGCTGATGCGCTTCTACACTGTGCCCACCGCCAAGGAAGCCCGCAAGTCCGTGGTGTGGTCCATATGGCTGATCGGCCTGTTCTACCTGTTCACCCTGGTCCTCGGCTACGGTGCCGCAGCGCTGGTCGGCGCTGAGACGGTCAAGGCGGCCCCGGGCGGGGTCAACTCGGCTGCGCCTTTGCTCGCCTTCCACCTGGGCGGCCCGCTGCTGCTGGGCTTTATTTCGGCCGTCGCCTTTGCCACCATCCTCGCGGTCGTCGCCGGCCTGACCATTACCGCCGCGGCATCCTTTGCCCATGACATCTACGCCAACGTGATCGCCAAGGGCAAGGCCGATGCTGTTACCGAGGTGAAGGTTGCCCGCCGCACGGTGGTGGTCATCGGCATCCTCGCCATCGTCGGCGGCATCTTCGCCAACGGCCAGAACGTCGCGTTCCTCGTGGCGCTCGCGTTCGCAGTGGCCGCCTCGGCCAACCTGCCCACCATCATCTACTCGCTGTTCTGGCGCAGGTTCACCACCCAGGGCGCCCTCTGGAGCATGTACGGCGGCCTCGGTTCGGCCATCATACTGATTGCGCTCTCCCCGGTGGTGTCAGGGACCAAGACCTCCATGATCCAGGGCGCCAACTTCGCCGTCTTCCCGCTGAGCAACCCCGGCATTGTCTCCATTCCGCTCGCCTTCTTCCTGGGCTGGCTGGGTACGGTGCTGGATAAGAAGCTGGAGGACACCACCAAGCAGGCCGAAATGGAAGTCCGTTCCCTCACAGGAGTGGGCGCCGAAAAGGCCACCGACCACTAG
- a CDS encoding DUF485 domain-containing protein, which yields MGHDAPETDAAAAVDFKEVQSTEQFQELRKRHRSFVFPMAIAFLLWYFAYVLLADYAVGFMSTKVWGNINVGLILGLLQFVSTFAITGWYVSYSNRKLDPIAAEIRHGIEGHEFDADGNKISGVNK from the coding sequence ATGGGTCACGACGCCCCAGAAACGGACGCAGCGGCGGCCGTGGACTTCAAGGAAGTCCAGTCGACGGAGCAGTTCCAGGAACTGCGCAAACGTCACCGCAGCTTCGTCTTTCCGATGGCCATAGCGTTCTTGCTCTGGTATTTCGCCTACGTTCTGCTGGCCGACTATGCAGTCGGCTTCATGTCCACCAAGGTGTGGGGCAACATCAATGTCGGCCTGATCCTTGGCCTGCTCCAGTTCGTGTCCACCTTCGCTATCACGGGCTGGTACGTCAGCTACTCCAACCGCAAGCTTGACCCGATCGCCGCGGAGATCCGCCACGGGATTGAAGGCCACGAATTCGATGCAGACGGCAACAAGATCAGCGGGGTAAACAAATGA